One window of the Cryptomeria japonica chromosome 7, Sugi_1.0, whole genome shotgun sequence genome contains the following:
- the LOC131036437 gene encoding F-box/kelch-repeat protein At1g80440-like, producing the protein MDFMDELPEQIFRDILLRVPYKSQSNIKQLLKPAQEMMDCLGFYQDRIKFGTAKKYICFLQHAGISIYDPIDQSLEMLPPIPTGFEILRISQIQCVKHKIVLLGLEHDGSFSKKILIYDLLCSTWKQGAEFPTGKRAALFACCATPQGSIYIAGGIEEDGFNDELSDAAVYRVDEDKWELLPQMQEEIGPCRGVFIEGMFYVIGISNNISQRFDPNTGVWTTIENMSLYNSWHVQLVYDFAQLYAFGRNGMEKYDWKGNMWTNFDFPEEIFFVRATAWCDRIFVCGYNNPNFELGAPVFYMYKPEAAFYDRWISLGRPRQFLEMEVVAVATIEI; encoded by the coding sequence ATGGATTTTATGGACGAGCTCCCTGAACAAATATTTCGAGATATCTTATTAAGAGTACCCTATAAATCTCAATCAAACATTAAACAATTGTTAAAACCCGCCCAAGAAATGATGGATTGCTTAGGGTTTTATCAAGATAGAATTAAGTTTGGGACGGCTAAGAAATATATTTGTTTCCTCCAGCATGCTGGGATATCTATATACGACCCTATTGACCAATCATTGGAAATGCTCCCTCCTATTCCCACCGGATTCGAAATCTTAAGGATTTCTCAGATTCAATGTGTTAAACACAAAATCGTTTTGCTGGGCTTGGAACATGATGGCAGTTTTAGTAAAAAAATTCTGATATATGATCTATTATGTAGTACATGGAAGCAAGGTGCTGAATTTCCCACCGGCAAACGTGCAGCCCTATTTGCATGTTGTGCCACGCCTCAAGGATCAATTTACATTGCAGGAGGAATTGAAGAAGATGGTTTTAACGATGAACTCTCTGATGCGGCTGTCTATAGAGTGGATGAAGACAAGTGGGAACTTCTTCCCCAGATGCAGGAAGAAATTGGCCCGTGTAGGGGTGTTTTCATTGAAGGAATGTTTTATGTCATTGGTATTTCGAATAATATAAGTCAGAGGTTTGATCCCAACACAGGAGTATGGACAACAATAGAAAATATGTCTCTGTACAATTCATGGCACGTCCAGCTTGTGTACGATTTTGCACAACTATATGCATTTGGAAGGAACGGAATGGAGAAATACGATTGGAAAGGAAATATGTGGACAAATTTCGATTTTCCTGAAGAGATTTTCTTTGTTCGTGCCACAGCATGGTGTGATAGAATTTTCGTTTGCGGATATAATAATCCTAACTTCGAATTAGGGGCCCCAGTTTTTTATATGTATAAACCTGAAGCAGCTTTCTATGATAGGTGGATTTCTCTTGGCAGGCCAAGACAATTTCTGGAAATGGAAGTCGTTGCTGTCGCCACGATAGAAATTTAG